Proteins from a single region of Apium graveolens cultivar Ventura chromosome 7, ASM990537v1, whole genome shotgun sequence:
- the LOC141672019 gene encoding O-fucosyltransferase 38 isoform X2: MLSATSRSSTSSSLHFKSTRHLHRKPSPYTITLYTIILFAFSIFIFIYYSKDILDIDDQHKPFPSENSQSRQLQLSDEQIQGALSSHGLHQCVKPTTKYKAALGWDHYITVRSNGGLNQMRTGISDMVAIAHIMNATLVIPQLDKRSFWKDKSKFSDVFDELHFIRSLQGDVRIVKELPGELVSVPHARKHFTSWSGMGYFEEMSQIWKDHQVVHVPKSDARLANNDLPLDIQRLRCRALYHALRFTPPIENLGKKLVERLRLHAERYIALHLRYEKDMLSFTGCTRGLTDAESEELRVMRENTSHWKMKKINSTEQRIGGFCPLTPKEVGIFLQALGYTSSTLIYIAAGEIYGGSTHLKELTSRFPNVVLKESLATEEELKELANHASQTAALDYIISIESDIFIPSHSGNMARTVEGHRRFLGHRTTITPDRRGLVDIFDKMDNGLLNGSSSLSRLVIKMHKNRRGAPRKRAGPPPGLKGRARLRFEEPFYQNPYPECICDSKITPNSSHSA, translated from the exons ATGTTGTCGGCGACAAGCAGAAGCTCTACTTCTTCTTCATTACACTTCAAATCTACAAGACACTTACATAGGAAACCATCTCCATATACAATCACTCTATACACAATTATCCTTTTTGCTTTctctatcttcattttcatttattACAGTAAAGATATATTGGATATTGATGATCAACACAAGCCTTTTCCCAGTGAAAATTCTCAATCTCGCCAG TTACAACTGTCAGATGAACAAATCCAGGGAGCTCTCTCCAGCCATGGTTTACATCAATGCGTCAAGCCAACAACAAAATATAAAG CTGCACTGGGATGGGATCATTACATAACTGTAAGAAGTAATGGAGGACTGAATCAAATGCGTACTGGT ATATCCGATATGGTGGCTATTGCACACATAATGAACGCAACCTTAGTAATTCCACAGCTGGATAAGCGCTCATTCTGGAAGGACAAAAG TAAATTCTCTGATGTATTTGACGAGCTTCACTTTATCAGAAGCTTACAAGGAGATGTTAGGATTGTGAAGGAGCTACCTGGGGAACTTGTTTCTGTCCCTCATGCCAGAAAGCACTTCACCTCCTGGTCTGGAATGGGATACTTTGAGGAGATGAGCCAAATATGGAAGGACCACCAG GTAGTACATGTTCCGAAATCAGATGCTCGGCTTGCCAACAATGATCTTCCTCTTGATATCCAGAGGTTGAGATGTAGGGCACTTTATCATGCTCTTCGCTTCACACCTCCTATCGAGAATCTAGGGAAG AAGCTAGTTGAGCGGCTGAGATTGCATGCAGAAAGATATATTGCTCTTCACCTCAGATATGAAAAAGACATGTTATCTTTTACTGGATGTACCCGTGGTCTTACCGATGCTGAATCCGAAGAGCTGAGAGTAATGAG GGAAAATACCAGCCATTGGAAGATGAAGAAGATAAATTCAACAGAGCAAAGAATTGGAGGATTTTGTCCTCTGACTCCTAAAGAGGTTGGCATATTTCTACAAGCTCTTGGTTATACATCATCTACATTAATATACATTGCCGCTGGGGAAATTTATGGTGGTAGCACTCACCTTAAAGAGCTTACGTCTCGCTTTCCGAATGTTGTTTTAAAG GAATCACTTGCCACCGAGGAAGAGCTGAAAGAACTAGCAAATCATGCCTCTCAAACTGCAGCTCTTGATTACATAATTTCAATAGAGAGTGACATTTTCATTCCATCGCATTCGGGTAACATGGCAAGAACTGTTGAGGGGCATCGAAGGTTCCTAGGACACAGAACAACAATTACACCTGATAG GAGAGGTCTGGTTGACATTTTTGATAAAATGGATAATGGACTGCTTAATGGCAGCTCGTCATTGTCGCGCCTTGTAATTAAGATGCATAAAAACAG GCGTGGAGCTCCCAGAAAAAGAGCGGGCCCTCCTCCTGGACTCAAAGGGCGAGCAAGATTGAGGTTCGAAGAACCCTTCTACCAAAATCCATACCCAGAATGTATATGTGATTCAAAAATCACTCCCAACAGTAGTCATAGTGCATAG
- the LOC141672019 gene encoding O-fucosyltransferase 38 isoform X1, whose translation MLSATSRSSTSSSLHFKSTRHLHRKPSPYTITLYTIILFAFSIFIFIYYSKDILDIDDQHKPFPSENSQSRQQLQLSDEQIQGALSSHGLHQCVKPTTKYKAALGWDHYITVRSNGGLNQMRTGISDMVAIAHIMNATLVIPQLDKRSFWKDKSKFSDVFDELHFIRSLQGDVRIVKELPGELVSVPHARKHFTSWSGMGYFEEMSQIWKDHQVVHVPKSDARLANNDLPLDIQRLRCRALYHALRFTPPIENLGKKLVERLRLHAERYIALHLRYEKDMLSFTGCTRGLTDAESEELRVMRENTSHWKMKKINSTEQRIGGFCPLTPKEVGIFLQALGYTSSTLIYIAAGEIYGGSTHLKELTSRFPNVVLKESLATEEELKELANHASQTAALDYIISIESDIFIPSHSGNMARTVEGHRRFLGHRTTITPDRRGLVDIFDKMDNGLLNGSSSLSRLVIKMHKNRRGAPRKRAGPPPGLKGRARLRFEEPFYQNPYPECICDSKITPNSSHSA comes from the exons ATGTTGTCGGCGACAAGCAGAAGCTCTACTTCTTCTTCATTACACTTCAAATCTACAAGACACTTACATAGGAAACCATCTCCATATACAATCACTCTATACACAATTATCCTTTTTGCTTTctctatcttcattttcatttattACAGTAAAGATATATTGGATATTGATGATCAACACAAGCCTTTTCCCAGTGAAAATTCTCAATCTCGCCAG CAGTTACAACTGTCAGATGAACAAATCCAGGGAGCTCTCTCCAGCCATGGTTTACATCAATGCGTCAAGCCAACAACAAAATATAAAG CTGCACTGGGATGGGATCATTACATAACTGTAAGAAGTAATGGAGGACTGAATCAAATGCGTACTGGT ATATCCGATATGGTGGCTATTGCACACATAATGAACGCAACCTTAGTAATTCCACAGCTGGATAAGCGCTCATTCTGGAAGGACAAAAG TAAATTCTCTGATGTATTTGACGAGCTTCACTTTATCAGAAGCTTACAAGGAGATGTTAGGATTGTGAAGGAGCTACCTGGGGAACTTGTTTCTGTCCCTCATGCCAGAAAGCACTTCACCTCCTGGTCTGGAATGGGATACTTTGAGGAGATGAGCCAAATATGGAAGGACCACCAG GTAGTACATGTTCCGAAATCAGATGCTCGGCTTGCCAACAATGATCTTCCTCTTGATATCCAGAGGTTGAGATGTAGGGCACTTTATCATGCTCTTCGCTTCACACCTCCTATCGAGAATCTAGGGAAG AAGCTAGTTGAGCGGCTGAGATTGCATGCAGAAAGATATATTGCTCTTCACCTCAGATATGAAAAAGACATGTTATCTTTTACTGGATGTACCCGTGGTCTTACCGATGCTGAATCCGAAGAGCTGAGAGTAATGAG GGAAAATACCAGCCATTGGAAGATGAAGAAGATAAATTCAACAGAGCAAAGAATTGGAGGATTTTGTCCTCTGACTCCTAAAGAGGTTGGCATATTTCTACAAGCTCTTGGTTATACATCATCTACATTAATATACATTGCCGCTGGGGAAATTTATGGTGGTAGCACTCACCTTAAAGAGCTTACGTCTCGCTTTCCGAATGTTGTTTTAAAG GAATCACTTGCCACCGAGGAAGAGCTGAAAGAACTAGCAAATCATGCCTCTCAAACTGCAGCTCTTGATTACATAATTTCAATAGAGAGTGACATTTTCATTCCATCGCATTCGGGTAACATGGCAAGAACTGTTGAGGGGCATCGAAGGTTCCTAGGACACAGAACAACAATTACACCTGATAG GAGAGGTCTGGTTGACATTTTTGATAAAATGGATAATGGACTGCTTAATGGCAGCTCGTCATTGTCGCGCCTTGTAATTAAGATGCATAAAAACAG GCGTGGAGCTCCCAGAAAAAGAGCGGGCCCTCCTCCTGGACTCAAAGGGCGAGCAAGATTGAGGTTCGAAGAACCCTTCTACCAAAATCCATACCCAGAATGTATATGTGATTCAAAAATCACTCCCAACAGTAGTCATAGTGCATAG